CACGAGCTCCGCAGCCATCCCCGGGGTCCCCGGCTGCGGCCGCGCGCGGCGCAGCAGAGCCTGCGTCCAGAGCCGGGCGAGGACGACGAACAGCAGACCGGTGACGACGCAGGCGGCCCCCAGAGGGTTCCCGACGATGACGCCCCAGGCGTCGAATCCCAGCGCGACGCCGAGCAGCAGACCGGCCAACGGCATCCAGAGCAGCAGGCGCGCCGTGCCCGCAGGCTCGGCGAGCGCGACCCGCACGTCGTCAGCCGCGGATGCGGCGTCGCGCAGAGCCTCGGCGATCGAGCGCAGCACATCGGCCAGTGGGGCCCCGACGGTGGTGGCGATCTCCCACGCCGCCGCCAACTCCGTCCACATCCCGCCCTGCTCCTCGATCGCGGAGATCAACGGCACACCCTTTTCCGTTCGTGCCAGCACCGCCACGGCCACCGGGTCTCCGGTGCTCGCCAGATGACGCCAGGCGACGAGCGGGACCGCGCCGGCCTGGAGCAGCACGGCGAGCGTCTGCACGGAATCGGCGACGTCGGATCCCTGCTCCGCCGACGGTGCGTGCGCGACGAGCCTCACCACGGCTGCACCTCCTCGATCGCGAGACGATCCCTCGCCATCACGAGCCGGCCGGCCTTCGCGAGTCGCCGCGTCCCGCCCGGCGCCCGCTCGAGATGGAGCACCATGGTGAACGCGCTCACAGCCTGACGCCCGAGGGCCACCGCGTCCATACCGGCGAGCGCTCCCAGCGCCTCCAGCCGCGCCGGCACGTCGGCCAGGCCGCTCGCGTGCAGTGTGCCGGCCCCGCCGTCGTGTCCGGTGTTGAGAGCAGTGAGGAGTTCTCGTACCTCCTCGCCCCGGCACTCTCCCACCACGAGCCGATCCGGTCGCATCCGCAGGGACTCCCGCACCAGCCGCGCGAGATCGATCCCACCCGCTCCTTCCAGATTGGCCTGACGCGCCTCCAGCGCCACGTGGTGCGGATGCCGGGGTCTGAGCTCCGCCACGTCTTCGATGGTGACGATCCGCTCACCGGGTGGGGCGGCGGAAAGGAGCGCCGACAGCAGCGTCGTCTTTCCGGTTCCCGTCCCCCCGGTGAGGAGGAGGTTCGCCCGGTCGCGCACGAGTCCGCCGAGCCATCGCTGCTGCCGGGCGTCGAAGGCTCCGCGTTCCGCCAGGGCGTCGAGGTCAGCCGCGTGTACGCGTGGAACCCGGATAGAGATGGCGGTGCCCTGCGCCGCGATAGGGGCCAATGCGGTATGCACGCGCACCCCGGAACCGAGCCGCACATCGACGCACGGCGTCTGGTCATCGAGATGGCGGCCGCCGAGGGCCACGAGGGCGACGGCGAGCTCACGGACTTCGCGCTCCGTGGCGCGCCAGGACGGCACGCGCTCCGCGCCGCTTCCCCGGTCCACGAACAGCGTGTCCGCGCCGTTCACGAACAGGTCCGTGACGTCCTCGTCGAGGAAGGCGGCGAGCGGAGCGAACGCCGGCTCGTTCCGGAGCGCCTCCTGCGGGGCGCGCACCGGATCCGCGGGCCCTGAGGGCCGCGGGTGGATGACGAATCGATCGGGCATACGGCGACGCTAGGCGGCCTGCGGAGCTCAGCCAGCGGACGTGCGTGGGCGCTCACAGAGGATGTGCACAACCCCACGGACCGATCCGCAGTGGAGGAGCGGGCGGAGGGCATCGAACCGGAGAGAGCGCTCCCATGAGAAAGGGCGGCACCTCACGGGGGGAATGAGATGCCGCCCACGGCGGCTCTCGATCGGGGGAATCGGGCGCGCCAGGGCCGGAATGAGATTTCGGCTGTCGTCGAGTGTACGCAAGGCGACCGTCCTGACAAAACCCATCCGAGTACCGACTTTCGGCAGTATTCGGCGGTCAGGGGCGGGGATAGATTCGCCCTGACCTGGTCGCACTCCCCCTGCGGCCATGCCTGCATGACCCGAACGCCGCAAAGGAGCGCCTGCCGATGAGCAGTCAGATCGATCACCTTCTCGACGAGACCCGGCGCTTCGCGCCGTCGGAGGAGTTCGCCGCCCAATCCGTCGCCTCGCAGGAGCTCTACGAGCGCGCAGCCGCGGACCGGGAGGGCTTCTGGGCCGACCAGTCACGCGAGCTCGTGCACTGGCACAAGCCCTTCACGCAGGTCCTCGATTGGAGCAACCCGCCCTTCGCCAAGTGGTTCGACGACGGCGAGCTCAACGTCGCGTACAACTGCCTCGACCGTCACGTCGAGGCCGGCAACGGCGACCGCGTCGCGCTGTACTGGGAGGGCGAGCCCGGAGACAGCCGTCGCATCACCTACGCCGAGCTGACCGACGAGGTCAAGCGCGTCGCGAACGTGCTCGAGGGGCTCGGCATCGGTCAGGGCGACCGGGTCGCGATCTACCTACCGATGATCCCAGAGGCGATCGCCGCGATGCTCGCCGTGGCCCGCGTCGGCGCGATCCACTCGGTCGTCTTCGGCGGCTTCAGCGCGGACAGCCTGCGCTCCCGGATCGACGACGCCGGCGCCAAGCTCGTCATCACCGCGGACGGGGGCTACCGCAAGGGCCGCGTCTCGGCGCTGAAGCCGGCGGTCGACCAGGCCCTGGCCGACCGCGGCGAGGGCGAGCAGCAGACCGTCGAGCACGTGCTCGTGGTCAAGCGCGGCGAGAACGACGTGGAGTGGACGGACGGCCGTGACCTGTGGTGGCACGACGTCGTTCCCGCGGCCTCGGCCGACCACACCGCCCAGGCCTTCCCGTCCGAGAACCCGCTCTTCATCCTCTACACCTCGGGCACGACGGGGAAGCCGAAGGGCATTCTGCACACCTCCGGCGGCTACCTCACCCAGGCGGCGTACTCGCACAAGAACGTCTTCGACCTGAAGCCGGAGACCGACGTCTACTGGTGCACCGCCGACATCGGCTGGATCACCGGACACAGCTACGTCACCTACGGACCCCTCGCCAACGGCGCGACCCAGGTGCTGTACGAAGGCACCCCGGACACCCCGCACCCGGGCCGCTGGTGGGAGCTCATCGAGAAGTACAAGGTCTCGATCTTCTACACGGCCCCGACCGCGATCCGCTCCTTCATGAAGATCGGCCGGAGCGTCCCGCAGAAGTTCGACCTGTCGTCGCTGCGTCTGCTCGGCTCGGTCGGAGAGCCCATCAACCCCGAGGCGTGGATGTGGTACCGCGAGGTCATCGGCGCCGGCACTGCCCCCATCGTCGACACCTGGTGGCAGACCGAGACCGGCGCGATCATGGTGTCCGCCCTCCCCGGCGTGACCGCCACGAAGCCGGGCTCCGCGCAGGTGCCGCTGCCGGGCATCTCGATCGACGTGGTGGACGAGCAGGGCGTCGAGGTCGGTAACGGCAACGGCGGTCTCCTCGTGGTCACGGAGCCCTGGCCGAGCATGCTGCGCGGCATCTGGGGCGACCCCGAGCGCTTCCGCGAGACGTACTGGGAGAAGTTCGAGGACAAGGGCTACTACTTCGCCGGCGACGGCGCCCGCCTCGACGAGGACGGCGACCTCTGGCTGCTCGGCCGGGTCGACGACGTGATGAACGTCTCCGGCCACCGGTTGTCGACCGCGGAGATCGAGTCCTCCCTCGTGGCACACGAGGCCACCGCCGAGGCCGCCGTCGTCGGCGCATCGGACGAGACCACCGGTCAGGCGGTCGTGGCGTTCGTCATCATCAAGGAGAGCTACCTCTCCGCCCACGACCCGGCCGGACTCGCGCAGCAGCTGCGGCTCTGGGTGGGCGAGCAGATCGGCGCGATCGCGCGTCCCCGCGACGTGTACATCGTGGGCGAGCTGCCGAAGACCCGCTCCGGGAAGATCATGCGACGCCTGCTGCGCGACGTCGCCGAGGGCCGCGAGGTCGGTGACACCACGACGCTCGCCGACACCGCCGTGATGAGCATCATCTCCGCCCAGGTCAAGTAACGCGAGACCCCGGGTTCACGTCGAGACCCCCTGCTGCAGATGTCTGCAGCAGGGGGTCTCGACGTTTGCGCGGGGTCTCGGCGGGCCGGGCGCGGGGACTACGCGAGGCGGAACGTGACCTCGACCTCGACGGGGCTGCCGAGCGGAAGCTCCGCGACACCGACAGCAGCGCGAGCGTGCCGTCCCTCCTCGCCGAAGATCTCGCCGAGCACCTCGCTCGCGCCGTTGATGACGGCAGGCTGTCCGGTGAAGCCCTCCGCAGAGCCGACGAAGCCGCCGACGCGGACCACACCGGCGATCCGATCCACACCGCCCGCGACATCGGCGGCCGCGGCGAGCGCGTTCAGGGCGCACGTCCTGGCGTACGCCTTCGCGTCCTCGGCGGAGACCTCCGCGCCGACCTTGCCGGTCGCGGGGAGGGCGCCGTCGACGAAGGGGAGCTGGCCCGACGTGTAGACGAGTCCGCCGTGCACGACCGCCGGCACGTAGGCGGCGACCGGAGCGGCGACGGCGGGCAGCTCGATGCCGAGCTCGGAGAGACGGGCGGCGACACTCATGCCTGGCCTCCCTCGAACTGGCGCGAGGCCTCGGCGGCGGCGGCGAGACCGGCGTTGGCCGAGCCGTCCGTCGTCACGGGGCGCTTGAAGTAGGCGACCAGACCGCCTTCGGGACCCTGCACCACCTGGACGAGCTCCCAGCCCTGCTTGCCCCAGTTGTTGAGGATGGCCGCGGTGTTGTGGATCAGCAGCGGCGTGGTGAGGTACTCCCACGTGGTCATGGCACTCCTGTCGATCAGGGCGCGTCCAGGGCAGACCGGGCCGCGCTCATCAAAGCCGGTATTCAGGGAACTCCCCTACGATCAAGCGTATGCCCCAAAAGAACCGCACGGTGAAGGGCGTGCTCGGCGGTCTCGTCGGGCTCGTCGGACTGAGCGCCATCGCCGGTCTGCTGGTCACCGCCAGCGTCACCCCCGTCCTCGCGATGACCGGCGTCGCCGGCTCCACGGCACTGACGATCTTCGATGAGCTGCCCGAGGTGCTCAAGGTCGACACCCCGATGGAGCAGTCGACGATCTACGCGACCAACCCCGAGGGCAAGCCGGTCGTGCTGGCGTCGTTCTACGAGCAGAACCGCGTGCCGGTCACCTACGAGCAGGTCGCACCGGTCCTCTACGACGCGATCCTCTCCAGTGAGGACAAGAACTTCTACACCCACGGCGGCGTCAACCTCGGCGCGACCGTGAAGGCCCTCGTCGACAACGTGCGGGGCACCTCCAGCCGCGGCGCCTCGACGATCAGCCAGCAGTTCGTGAAGAACGTCCGCATCCAGCAGTGCGAGCAGAACGTCAACACGGCTTCCGAGACGTATGCGGACGAGCTGCAGCAGTGCTGGCAGGACGCCACCAACGCCTCCGGTGTGGACGGCATCGAGCGCAAGCTCCAGGAGATGCGCTACGCCATCCAGATCGAGAAGGACTACTCGAAGAACGACATCCTCCTCGGGTACCTGAACATCGCGAACTTCGGCGGTACCGTCTACGGGATCGAGGCCGCCGCGCGCTACTACTTCTCGACGTCGGCGGCGAAGCTCACCGTCGGCCAGGCGGCGACGCTCGCCGGCATCGTGCAGAACCCGAACACGTACCGCATCGACAAGCCCGGCGGGACGTACACGACCGACGACGGCGTCGCGCACAACTCCGCTGAGGACGGCTACAAGGACGCCAAGGATCGCCGCGACTACGTGCTCGGCCGCATGCTCACCGACGGCAAGATCACCCAGGCCCAGCATGACGAGGCGAAGGCCGCGGCGATCGAGCCCGCCATCAAGGTCCCCACCCAGGGGTGCGCGGCCGCCGGCCGCAACGCGTACTTCTGCCAGTACGTGAAGTCGATCGTCGAGAACGACGAGGCGTTCGGTGCGGACATCCAGGAGCGCCGTGACCTCCTGCGCCGCGGTGGCCTGAAGATCTACACCACGCTGGACTTCCGCGTGCAGGACCCGGCGGCCGAGGAGATGGCCAACGTCGTCCCCGCGAACTTCGACAACAAGTACTTCGGCGCTGCCGGCGTCTCGATCGAGGTCGGCACGGGCCGCATCCTCTCCATCACGCAGAACACGAAGTTCTCGGAGACCCCGACCACCGACCAGCAGTACTCGTCGCTCGTCTTCGCCGGTGACCAGAAGTACGGCAAATCCGGCGGCTTCCAGGTCGGGTCGACCTACAAGCTCTTCACGCTCATCGACTGGCTCGAGAAGGGCCACTCCGTGCGGGAGAACCTGAACGGAACCGTGCAGACCAATCTGCAGATCCCGGTCTGCGGCAGCCCGCAGTCGACGGACACCGCGAAGATCGGCAACTTCGGCCGCAGCCGCGGCTATCCGGGGACGCCGATGACGTTCACCGCGCAGTCGCTCAACAGCGGGTACTTCGCGATGGCCTCCAAGCTCGACGTCTGCGACATCAACAAGGTCGCCGACAAGATGGGCGTCACCCTGGCCAGCGGCGAGAAGGTCACGGAGGAGAACGTCCCCTACGACGTCCTCGGCCCGAAGAACATCTCCCCCATCGCGATGGCCAACGCCTACGCGACGGTCGCCAGCGGCGGCACGTACTGCACGCCCCGCGCCATCGACAAGGTGATCGACGCCGAGGGCAAGGAGCGTCCGCTTCCCAAGGCGTCCTGCACCGAGGGCGTGCTCTCGAAGGAGGTCGCGGCGACCGCGGCCTATGCACTGCAGGGCGTCATGGCCGG
This genomic stretch from Microbacterium sp. Nx66 harbors:
- a CDS encoding transglycosylase domain-containing protein, which produces MPQKNRTVKGVLGGLVGLVGLSAIAGLLVTASVTPVLAMTGVAGSTALTIFDELPEVLKVDTPMEQSTIYATNPEGKPVVLASFYEQNRVPVTYEQVAPVLYDAILSSEDKNFYTHGGVNLGATVKALVDNVRGTSSRGASTISQQFVKNVRIQQCEQNVNTASETYADELQQCWQDATNASGVDGIERKLQEMRYAIQIEKDYSKNDILLGYLNIANFGGTVYGIEAAARYYFSTSAAKLTVGQAATLAGIVQNPNTYRIDKPGGTYTTDDGVAHNSAEDGYKDAKDRRDYVLGRMLTDGKITQAQHDEAKAAAIEPAIKVPTQGCAAAGRNAYFCQYVKSIVENDEAFGADIQERRDLLRRGGLKIYTTLDFRVQDPAAEEMANVVPANFDNKYFGAAGVSIEVGTGRILSITQNTKFSETPTTDQQYSSLVFAGDQKYGKSGGFQVGSTYKLFTLIDWLEKGHSVRENLNGTVQTNLQIPVCGSPQSTDTAKIGNFGRSRGYPGTPMTFTAQSLNSGYFAMASKLDVCDINKVADKMGVTLASGEKVTEENVPYDVLGPKNISPIAMANAYATVASGGTYCTPRAIDKVIDAEGKERPLPKASCTEGVLSKEVAATAAYALQGVMAGGGTGARANPFDGTPLIGKTGTHDLWSTMMIESSTKVATAVWAGRSNGNHDNVFNVWTGSHLLNEVRYPLARAAQHAANQAYGGDRFPEPDGNLIRQIRVDVPDVVGQTVEEATATLERAGFDVSVGAPVDSDKATNIVVEQNPSGQAAAGATITISPSNGKGATVPDVTGQSPTEANAALVAAGFTTVEREGSCNAEGATVTATTPAANSAATKATPIRVSCK
- a CDS encoding TadA family conjugal transfer-associated ATPase, which produces MPDRFVIHPRPSGPADPVRAPQEALRNEPAFAPLAAFLDEDVTDLFVNGADTLFVDRGSGAERVPSWRATEREVRELAVALVALGGRHLDDQTPCVDVRLGSGVRVHTALAPIAAQGTAISIRVPRVHAADLDALAERGAFDARQQRWLGGLVRDRANLLLTGGTGTGKTTLLSALLSAAPPGERIVTIEDVAELRPRHPHHVALEARQANLEGAGGIDLARLVRESLRMRPDRLVVGECRGEEVRELLTALNTGHDGGAGTLHASGLADVPARLEALGALAGMDAVALGRQAVSAFTMVLHLERAPGGTRRLAKAGRLVMARDRLAIEEVQPW
- the acs gene encoding acetate--CoA ligase; translated protein: MSSQIDHLLDETRRFAPSEEFAAQSVASQELYERAAADREGFWADQSRELVHWHKPFTQVLDWSNPPFAKWFDDGELNVAYNCLDRHVEAGNGDRVALYWEGEPGDSRRITYAELTDEVKRVANVLEGLGIGQGDRVAIYLPMIPEAIAAMLAVARVGAIHSVVFGGFSADSLRSRIDDAGAKLVITADGGYRKGRVSALKPAVDQALADRGEGEQQTVEHVLVVKRGENDVEWTDGRDLWWHDVVPAASADHTAQAFPSENPLFILYTSGTTGKPKGILHTSGGYLTQAAYSHKNVFDLKPETDVYWCTADIGWITGHSYVTYGPLANGATQVLYEGTPDTPHPGRWWELIEKYKVSIFYTAPTAIRSFMKIGRSVPQKFDLSSLRLLGSVGEPINPEAWMWYREVIGAGTAPIVDTWWQTETGAIMVSALPGVTATKPGSAQVPLPGISIDVVDEQGVEVGNGNGGLLVVTEPWPSMLRGIWGDPERFRETYWEKFEDKGYYFAGDGARLDEDGDLWLLGRVDDVMNVSGHRLSTAEIESSLVAHEATAEAAVVGASDETTGQAVVAFVIIKESYLSAHDPAGLAQQLRLWVGEQIGAIARPRDVYIVGELPKTRSGKIMRRLLRDVAEGREVGDTTTLADTAVMSIISAQVK
- a CDS encoding type II secretion system F family protein yields the protein MVRLVAHAPSAEQGSDVADSVQTLAVLLQAGAVPLVAWRHLASTGDPVAVAVLARTEKGVPLISAIEEQGGMWTELAAAWEIATTVGAPLADVLRSIAEALRDAASAADDVRVALAEPAGTARLLLWMPLAGLLLGVALGFDAWGVIVGNPLGAACVVTGLLFVVLARLWTQALLRRARPQPGTPGMAAELVGVALAGGAPIDRAVELVAETRVVDAAGRDRVQEVLDLSRAAGVPAVELLRATAAQDRHRARVHGRLRAARLSTRLLLPLGVCTLPAFLLLGVAPLLLSVFAATPLPT
- a CDS encoding RidA family protein yields the protein MSVAARLSELGIELPAVAAPVAAYVPAVVHGGLVYTSGQLPFVDGALPATGKVGAEVSAEDAKAYARTCALNALAAAADVAGGVDRIAGVVRVGGFVGSAEGFTGQPAVINGASEVLGEIFGEEGRHARAAVGVAELPLGSPVEVEVTFRLA